In Oncorhynchus gorbuscha isolate QuinsamMale2020 ecotype Even-year linkage group LG08, OgorEven_v1.0, whole genome shotgun sequence, one genomic interval encodes:
- the LOC124040895 gene encoding homeobox protein GBX-1-like encodes MQRPGGQGTAFSIDSLIGTPQPRPGHLLYTGYPMFMPYRPLMIPQSLSHSHLPSGIPPLAPLASFAGRLTNTFCASLGQGMPSMVALTTTLPSFSDPPDSFYPPQELPGPRLSADPGTRRQESPHSDDLHGRDKGSDLLNFSETFQTIPGETKLYSSDDEKLDLKSADTACSDREDSSAVDSENESVSDGNNCGALSQKSKLKPGSQEALPPGSSVGKSRRRRTAFTSEQLLELEKEFHCKKYLSLTERSQIAHALKLSEVQVKIWFQNRRAKWKRIKAGNVNNRSGEPVRNPKIVVPIPVHVNRFAVRSQHQQIEQTRP; translated from the exons ATGCAAAGACCGGGCGGCCAAGGGACGGCGTTTTCGATTGACTCCTTGATAGGAACTCCGCAACCTCGCCCGGGACACCTGCTCTACACGGGCTACCCGATGTTTATGCCATACAGACCCTTAATGATTCCTCAATCTTTATCTCATTCACATTTACCATCTGGCATACCTCCTTTGGCGCCGTTGGCATCTTTCGCCGGACGTCTTACCAACACATTCTGTGCGAGTTTGGGACAGGGGATGCCGTCCATGGTGGCTCTCACCACAACACTGCCAAGTTTTTCCGATCCGCCGGATAGTTTCTATCCTCCCCAAGAGCTCCCCGGACCTCGGTTAAGTGCCGACCCTGGAACGAGGAGACAGGAGAGCCCACACTCAGATGATCTCCATGGAAGGGACAAGGGGTCGGATTTACTCAACTTCTCGGAAACTTTTCAAACTATACCAG GTGAGACTAAATTGTACAGCTCAGACGATGAGAAGTTGGACCTCAAATCAGCGGACACAGCTTGCAGTGACAGAGAGGACAGCTCTGCCGTTGACAGCGAAAACGAAAGCGTATCCGATGGGAACAACTGTGGTGCTTTATCCCAAAAGAGTAAACTAAAACCCGGGTCGCAGGAAGCTCTACCGCCGGGAAGCTCAGTGGGGAAGAGCAGGAGGAGACGAACAGCTTTTACAAGCGAGCAGCTACTTGAACTTGAGAAGGAATTTCATTGTAAAAAGTACCTTTCGCTTACCGAACGATCTCAAATAGCACACGCACTTAAATTGAGCGAGGTGCAGGTCAAGATTTGGTTCCAGAATCGTAGGGCCAAGTGGAAAAGAATCAAAGCTGGCAACGTGAATAACAGATCTGGAGAGCCTGTGAGAAACCCCAAAATTGTGGTCCCAATCCCAGTGCACGTCAACAGGTTTGCGGTGAGGAGTCAGCACCAACAGATAGAGCAAACAAGGCCATGA